Proteins encoded in a region of the Polyodon spathula isolate WHYD16114869_AA chromosome 9, ASM1765450v1, whole genome shotgun sequence genome:
- the LOC121321125 gene encoding uncharacterized protein LOC121321125 isoform X1 — MRTLTINCTVNYCEEEPEVTWCKILGSDCKPLNARVETSWNQPSIHSAVSSLTFFNISLNDSGQYRCKAVDVRGISSVGHSITVNVSQPYPCDTEIVRCDYFRNVSALPSLTIYCKVKYTEQQPSFTWCKQQRDTCTSMDDTGRTEIGWHQLNKHAGISSCTLYNITSNDAGYYWCKASVNHPCEAQSKWSHSIAVSVSEINPTATEDCIPGSHHEVLTILLTIGRFVLMIVFAAAFVMLVVYEFQKLKGKQNEQKQDQEMVLYQLNYLLYKYMNTQTTASHSILLPRRPHNARHLYLFVLDGSNVRNVSLLDCAPH, encoded by the exons ATGAGAACTCTGACAATAAACTGCACAGTAAACTACTGTGAAGAAGAACCTGAAGTGACGTGGTGTAAAATACTTGGGAGTGACTGCAAACCACTGAATGCAAGAGTTGAAACTTCTTGGAATCAACCAAGCATCCATTCAGCTGTCTCTTCCCTCACTTTCTTCAATATCTCCTTGAATGATAGCGGACAGTATCGATGCAAGGCTGTCGATGTCCGGGGGATTAGCAGTGTGGGGCATTCTATTACTGTTAATGTCTCAC aaccaTATCCATGTGATACTGAAATTGTTCGCTGCgattattttagaaatgtttctgcTTTGCCATCACTGACAATATATTGCAAagtaaaatacactgaacaacaACCCAGTTTTACATGGTGTAAGCAACAAAGGGACACCTGCACTTCAATGGATGATACAGGCAGAACTGAAATAGGCTGGCATCAATTGAACAAACATGCAGGAATATCTTCTTGCACTTTATACAATATCACTTCAAATGATGCTGGGTATTATTGGTGTAAAGCTTCAGTAAATCACCCTTGTGAAGCACAAAGCAAGTGGAGTCATTCTATTGCAGTATCTGTTTCAG aaataaatccaACTGCAACTGAAGATTGTATACCGGGGTCTCATCATG AAGTACTTACCATCCTGCTGACCATTGGCCGCTTTGTCCTGATGATTGTTTTTGCTGCAGCCTTTGTCATGCTTGTAGTTTACGAGTTTCAGAAGTTGAAAG ggaaacaaaatgaacagaaacagGATCAGGAAATGGTACTGTATCAGTTAAACTACcttttatacaaatacatgaaCACTCAGACCACTGCAAGCCATAGCATACTTCTACCTAGGCGACCGCATAACGCACGACATCTTTACCTGTTTGTTCTGGATGGGTCAAATGTCAGGAATGTCAGTTTACTAGACTGTGCCCCCCATTAG